The Prionailurus bengalensis isolate Pbe53 chromosome E4, Fcat_Pben_1.1_paternal_pri, whole genome shotgun sequence region TCAGCGTCACGGAGTGTGGGCTCCACAACCCCAGACCAAACTGAACCAGCAGGCACTACAAGCGATTGGTATTGGCGAATAATATTGATGCTTTTCTATGGACAAATACGTTCTACCAGCATGCATCTTTGCAAACACAAGGGGTAACAGTTTTCTGCGGTGCTCCCCACGGGGGGATTCGGGGCAGGCCTCATTCCATAAACGTGGGTAACCTGGGAGCCTGGAAGGGGTGTGGACAGAAACGGGTTGCATGCGAAGGCAGCGTTCTCCGGGCCTGGGGGGGCTCTGGCTCAGGGGTTAAGAGTTGTGTGATATTGTGGGCTCCaggcccttccccccccccccccccccgccccgccccttgaTGCCCCCGAGCCTCTGAGAGGCCCTCAGCCCTCCGGTCACTCAGGGGCCTCAGCAGAAGCTTGGAAGTTGGAAATGCTTTATGGGAGCTGCCCAGGGCCAGCCCTCAGGGTGTGCAGATTAATTCTCTCCGGCAGGGTGAGGCCAAGCACATCCATGGGGACCGAGGGCTGTGGGAGAAAGCACTTACAGATGTGTAGACAGAAGGGATTGCAATGCTTCCATTCGTGTGAAAGAAAACATCTGTGGCTCCCGTGTCCGCTCCCCTCGTCATGAGTGAGTGCGGATGTCCCTGCCCACACGCTGCCTGTTCTGCTCAGAGGGGGGCTCCGAGATCATTTAGGCGCTCCTTGAGTCTCCTGGGGACCCTGGCCAGGACACGGGGCTCCCTCACTGCCGGACTCAGGGACTGGGGACCTACAGAAGGGGCTGGGGTCCCCGCTGGCCTCCTGGGGAGCACCAGAGGGTGGTGTTGGGGGGAATGCCGTTAGTAGTGGAGAACCTCCTCGAAGTGACCAGGGAGGGCCTTGTGGGTCCTGCTTCTCGGATTCCGTTTCGCGGCTGGAAGCTCACCAAGCTGTGATTGTGCCACCTCCGTGTAGATGACAGAACTGTCCTGTGGGAGAGGCGGGTCGGGATCAGGAGGCAGATGTAAcacagagggtggggggagggcagggggcccaGCTCACCTGAGTCCCCGAGGCTGAGGCAGCAGGCCCAgctgtgggggagagagaaaaacactcCGGTTAGGGTGCCTGGCTCATCCGTGCACCTGCAGCCCGCCTCCTCCACGCTGTCTTCTCTTACAGAGCACGGACCAGCCCAGGGAGTGCTGCTCCCCCTTTCGCCTCTGGGGACCCCTCGTTCTTCACCAGACACAGGAGGTCTGGGTCTTTCCACCTCAACCACAGCCCAGCCATGTGACTGCGGGCCAGCCACTCAGCCCTGGGACCTCAGCTTCTGTagccagggagaagggagggggtggtCACAAGGGATtataaggagaagaaagagagatgagCCTATCAAAGGTGCCTTTAAAACAGCTACTTCATTAGACAGCTACCATGCACCAGGCAATCCTTCCGGTGTGagcattatatttattatattaatctCACACCAATCCTGCAAAGTAGCGATGATTGATTCCTTCTCCAATTgagatgagaaaacggaggctcagagtGGCTGATATTCCCTGCGGTCATGTCTGTAAGAAGGGGAACTGTAGACAAATATCAAATCTTTGCATACATGAAGCATTCTTCCAATGATAGAAGATCCAGCGTCCCCTTCCTGTGAATCTTGGAATACAATGGCCTTTCCTGACTCTGGGTTTCCTAACCCCTTGCCCTCCCATCAGGGAGAGCCTATCATGAGCTGGGAGGAGGCCACCCGGCCCTGAATCATGCCTTCGCCTTGTTGCCCTGCTGCGATtaaaatggccacatttgcttATTGCAGCCAGTGAAAACCATATTTGGAGGTTGgcttctttttttgtctctctcgTGTTCAAGTCCCCGTCGTGACTCTCCTCTGAAATGACCCGTGTCTATGTGCGTGTGCCTTCCCGTCTACCCGGCCATGCTAGGGTCCTGGGGAAACTGCACCTGAGTCCAAGAGACTCCTTGTCTGTCCACTTCCCCTGGTGCCCTTCATGGGAAGGAGCAGGAACCCCAGGCTGATTCAAACCCATCGTACAGCCCAGGAATAGAAATAGCAGCAAAACAAGAGCTAGAAGCTTCCTGGTTTTGAACACCTGTGGCACAGCAGATAACCTGTAAAGTGTCAAGACCTCAGTTCCATTCCTAGTAATTTAAAATAGCCTTGCAAAATTAAGcgttatctccatttttttataCACTAGAGAGCTTAAGagagagagtttaagtaacttgcccggTAGCAGCACAGTGAATACACAGAGTCCAGTTTCGAACTCAGATCCGACTGACTCAGAAACCCATACTCTCCCCATGACGCCATGTTGCTTTCCACCCCCGTTGGAGGGATGACTAGCCTTTCCCTGTCCCTGCCATCTGATTCTGCTGTCAGTGGCCGGAGCTCAGGGTCTCGGCTCCTCTAAGAGCTGGGACTGTCCTGCTGAGACTTTTACTCTGGGGCAAAGGCACACTgtgttattctctctctctcttttctttgttcctccaCAGTGCTGAGAAAAAGGCAGAAACACTCCCTAGTTAGGGTGGCAACGGTGGTGGAGATGATGTGGAAGACAGTCATTATGGTGGACGTAGCGTTTTTGGGGggcatggtggtgatggtgggggtggtgatgggggAGGAGGTGATGATGATAATCGTGGTCATGGCACAGCGGTAATGTTGATAGTGATACTTCACTCCAGGCCCCAAACTTCCCCTTTACATTGGCAAAAATGTCCAGTTTCATCCAAGAGTACTCACCTTTACTCTTCCGGGAGGTTGCATACACTATAGAGTAATCATCATCTTCATTCTCATTCTGCCAACGAACTGAAAGAAGGAATGGGGCTCGAATAGGACCCACCTGCTCTCCCACCTCAAGACCCCTGTGTCCTGAAGACACCTATGGAGGGAAGCCAGTCGGGGGCTCTGTCATGGCGGTAGCTGGGAGTGGGTGGCAGCCATTAATGTGGGATACCCATCTTGGCAGAAGGTGCCCGCCCCCACAGCAGGTTCCAGTAGCTTCACCAGCCCCAACTAGAGGTTTAAACTCCTTTTCTGTAAAAAAGAGTCAACCCTtgaggctttgcaggccatacggCCTCTGTTGCCTTCACTCAGCTCTGTAGTGTGAAAGGAGCCATACACAAAACATATACAATGTTCTTCACAAATGCAAAATTGTGTGGTGAACTAGATTTGGCCCACGGGCCAGAGTTTGCCAACCGTTGGTCTAACCTCTCCACGCCCTCTCGTCGGAGGCCGGGCTTCCCTCCTACCTCCCTGTGCCTCCACCGGCTTCGTGGCACTGTCCCCTCTAGCTCTCCCCAGAAACCATCCACTTCCTTCCCTGATGACCGATTCCTGAGACTTGGGGGCTCCCGGGGGGCTCATTCTTGCTCCCCTTCAGAGGCCCTCCTCTGCCGTCCGGGACAGACCATGCGTGGTCCTTCTGGAGGGACTTACCTTCACCATACAGTAGGTCCTGCTCTCCACCGGGCGCTGGGGGTAGATTCTGAGATGGAAGGGACTCTGGGAGATACAAAGGCGCAATTTGTTGAGTTCCCTGAGAAAGCGTGCTGGAAAGTAGGGGGTAGAGAGTCTGAGAGAAAGAATGTCGGTGGAGGCTGCTGGAGGTCTGAGTCTGGTTTGTTTACGAGGGCTAATTCACAGGTCTGGACACGGTTAATTTTTATGGGatgtttcctttgaaaaataCCCTAGAGGGTAGCATGGCCCCATGGGAATCACAAGCCGGGAGGAAGTAGGGTCCCCAAGGATGGGTCACGTCCCCTGCACGGAGAGGGCCCAGATTCACCAGTCAGGCTGCTTTACAGAAGAAGGAGAAGCTGATAACTGTGACCACCCACTATGTGCGAGACACTGGGCCAGGGAGTCCAAACACGATGTCTACTTCACGGCACAGTGGCTAACCCCGTGCCCAGCACATAGCTGGACGGCAAAAGAGCCTCCCTTCCTAACCCTTCGGGGTCTGAGAGTCTTTTTACAACCGTCTTGCAAAGGTCGACCCTGTGATATCACGGTATCATACGTAGTATTATGGAGGAGGtgactgaggctgggagaggcgaCCTCTCCAAGGTCATACAAGGTGAGGGGTAGGGACAGAATCTCAATCCAGGTTTATATGCTTTTTCTCCACTGGCGTGCTGCCTCTGTGAAAGCGGGTGCTTCCAGAACCTTAGAGATTAGCTCCTGGGATAGGAATTGGGCCACATGTGGATTTTAGAGCACCTGCTCACACCTGGTGCCCAGGAAATGTCCATTAGCTCTGACAGCAagaattttcatgttttgaaaaTTGCCTTGCGAGATGCAGCCCGTTGGGCATCTTTGGTGGCGGCATGGTTTTTGCTTGTCGAAGAAGTGGCTAGGTTATCTGGAGATGGTTAAGAATCTTCCAGAACAGGGTGTGGGGGATGAAGCTGTTGATCTACAGCTTTTCTCGGGGAGCTTTGGAACCGGGCCTGGAGGTGGTCTTCCGTGTGATACTCTAAACGTTTTGTGTCGCTGAGCTTCTGAGATAGGAGGACCGCCACCAGAAGCCCTATTTTCTCCGGCGACAGGTTCCTTAATACAATAGAACCCAGCTGCTCCCGGGTTggcagtgggggttgggggagggggagcgtgGACCGTGCAGGGGCAGAACCTCCACGTGAAGAGGGAGGCTTCTTCCTCTTGAGGACCCCTCCCCAgcgactccccccacccccaactgcaCTGCCTTGTCTTTAATGTTCTGACCCAGAGATGAGtggacagaaacaaaaacacccGTGTTACCAACACCAGGTAAATGGCCGGGCCCTTTGCAGAGGGTTTTGTTGTAGACGCAGGGATGCTAGAAGTCACACGTGCAGTGTTGGTCCGCTATTCCAGCTGCCTCCCCATCTAGCTCTGGGCCTGCCTCCACCTTTCTCCTGCCATCCGGGTAGCTATACCTTAAAGCAAGATAGCCTGCATGGAACCTTGACTCAGGACTAGAGGGAATGTTCGTTGGACAAAGACTGATAAGTCAACAAGGGGAGAGGAAGTTGGAGGCTGGCCCGAGCCCtaaggcaggggagagggtccAGGGCTAGGGAGAGGCCCTTTCAGGTATCCTGGCTGGTGCTCAGGGAGGAATGCTTTGAGTGTATGACTGGGTGGTCTTTCTCACGGAGTGGTCTGGCCCGGCTCCCGAAAAACTCATCGTGAATTCCTTAACAGAAGGAGCTGCCAACTTGAATAAGTAAACCCAGCTTTGGAGGTCCGTGGGAGCAATCGCGTTTTCCCTTGgcaagtggaaaataaaaatgctgtccctggggaggagggggtggggtggacttGAGTCTCAGTAGGTGGGTTTGAAGGCCTAGGAGGAAGCTGGGATCAAACAGCTTTGGCACCGATAGGCCTTCCCTTAAATGTGGCCTGAGGCGAAGAAAGATTAGAATAGGAATAAGTGTGGAGCCACCCAAGGTGATGGCTGTGGGAGCCCCCGTTCCTGCTTCATCGTCATGACCagacaggagaggaggagggtctCCCAACATCAGTGGGCTCCCTGGAAATGCCATTTATCTGAttgctttccctttttctctctatgGGTCCCACTGCATCTGAATTCTAACCACGCTTCTTATTTTCAGCGGTTCCGACGGGAGAGACTAGGGGACGTGTGGCAGGAGAAGGGGTGGTCTGGGGAATCTGCGTCGACTAGACGGAGAATGTACTGAGCGCCCACCAAGTGCCAGCCCAACACGTCACCTGTCAGGTAGCTGTCATCAGCCAAAATGCTCACAGTAACCCCGGGAGGGAGACACTTCACGAACTGGCCCGAGGTCACAGAATTAGTAAATAGTGGTGTTGGGAGCGGGCCATTGCTTGGTCCTCTCCACCGTGTTCCTTTCGGATGACTGAATGTCCCCTGGGCACTCACCTCGGGCTTGGCGCTGGACAAGAGGGGTGTGTGCGCACAGGTGCACAGACACGCATCGGgcttctcattttttctctctcctctgctgagCTTAGTGACAGAGGGTTGGAGGCCTGGGGTTTCCCTGCTATATTTGCAGCCACAGATTATCTTTCGAAAGTGAAAGAATCTGATGGCGCTTGCATTTGGCGGGTGAGAATTCCTCTGCTTGTGCCTCCATTCATGCCCAAGCGTGCAGTCGTGTGTTGTGCACATCCTTGGGTGACTGCGTGTGTGTGCGTTTTGGAAGCTGTAAGGGTCCCTCCGTGGACTACTTTGGGTGACATGTAAAGAGAAGTCCCTCCTCTCACCCAACACCCCGGAAAAGGAAGCAGCTGGCCCCGGCAGGCCTTCCAAAGGCTGGGTAATGCCCGGCATAGGGATTCAACCACCAAGAAAGTCAAAAAGGTTACTGACCAGCTTTTCTCCAGGGTCTGAAGCAAGCCAGAAGCGCAGTGGCGATGACCAGCACACCAAGCAGGCTCGCGGACAGCCCGGCAACCAGCCAGTGGGGGCTGTTGGGGGCAGACAAGCCCCGGGTAGGGGTGACCATGAGTGCTGAGGATGAAATTCAGAATTGTACCCCAGAtggacagaaagaggcagaatgGCTAGCATCAGGGGGGATGGCGTGGCCTGGGGAGCTTTGCAGATGGAATCAGGGATGGCCCCGAGGACGCCAACAAGGACGGGCAGCCGTCTCACCCACCCGCCACCAAGGATCTCCTGTTTTCCCTCCAGGTCCAGTGGACGGATACTCTGAGCAGCGTCCAGGCTCCGTCATGCAGTGCCTGCTGCGGGCCCAGCTTCGTgcagggtgtgggtggggggcacACGGAGGGGTGGGACCTGCCCCCTGCCAGCTTGCTGGGGCTCAGAGCCCAGCTGGGGGACAGGACGTACCATCCAGGGAGAGTATTTTGGGCTCACTGGTCTCTCCGGAAACATAATTCTCTGCCCGGCAGGAGTAAATGGCATCCCGCTCTGACGTCACGGTGACCGGGAAGCAGGTGGCTCTTCCATAGGGAGATGAGATGTTCCCTAGGATCTTCCCGTCCAGGTAGAACAAGTATGAGATTGGAGGGGAGCCCTTCTGGGCCTCGCAGAGGAGCTCCACCATGGCCCCCACAGCGAGGCCGGTGGGGCCAGGTCTCAGGGTGAGTAGCGGCTGGGACACGGGAACTGGGGCAGCACAGAGTGGGGAGGCTtagctgtgccacccaggcccctggcccctcctcccctggggaTCCCTCCCCATAGGCCCACGGGTCCCGTTGCCCAAAGCCCAGGCCCCTGGGGAGGGTCTCCattccctccccactcaccctgCACCCTGACTTCCAGCTGGGGGCTCTGCTTCTGGGCCACACCACCCTCAAGGGTGGCCCGGCACCAGTAAAGCCCAGAGTCTCTCTCCTGGGCTCCCGGGAGGCAGAGCTCCGGGTGGGGGCCCCAGTCCTGCAAGGTGCTGGCATCTCtgtggaaggagaagaggagccTCGAGGCCGACTTCTGGGGGTGCAGCTTCGTCTGGCATCTCAGGGTCAGCGGGCTCCCCTCACGGAGCTCGGGAGAGGGGACAGCGCTCAGCACAGGAGGCGGGAACGGCTCTGGGGAGACGTGGGCCCAGGCTCAGGGGGGGCCTCCAGAACCCTGAGTCCCCAGAGGCCGGGGTCCAAGCCAGAGCGCATCCCAGGTCACAGCCCCACGCCCCACGGGAGACCCTGTCATTGTGTCCCAGGACCCGCCTCCCAGCTACGACCCACACCGCCAGAGCCTCTCTGGAGTCCCGAGCCAAAGCCAGAGGGCTGTAGGGGTCAGCTGGTCCCCAGAGGGGAAGGGTCTGGCCCAGGCTGGTTCAGGGCACTTCCTTCCCCTGGCTCTAGACGGGGGCCCTGTGGTCGCCCGGCATCAGGGGCAGCCAGAGGGACAGCTGCTGACCTCTAGAGACCAGATCCCTGAGCAgcatcccagccccacccccgacccccctGAACTGGTGACTCACCTTGGACTTGAACCTTGACCAGCTCTGAGGTTTGTCTGCCCAGGTATGGGACGTAGGCCACCTTCCCAGAGCAGCTGTACTGGCCGCTGCTTTCCAGGGTAGCCGTCCCCATGGACAGGGACCATCTGGTCTTCGGGGTTTGGAGTAATCTTCCGTCTTTGTAGAACTTCACCTGGGACAGGACCTTGTTGGCCGATCCATGACATCGCAGAGTCAGGGCGTCTCCCTCGAACACGGGGTCTGGCCAGGCTCGGAGGTGCAGCCAGGCTGTGAGACAGGGAAACAGGGTGGCCCCGGAGCCACACACTGTGTGGCcgttttctccctctgtccccacatcccccccccccaagcccgcCTCAGGTCTCCCCCTGGGGACACAGGCTGCTTGATGGCACCTGTTGAGCTGCCCGCCCCCCAGGCCTTCCTGCCAGACCTGGGCGGGgcctctgctttcctctcccctcccctcctcccctccttcctctcccctgcctcttctctctactcccctcccaccctcctccccctgcctcttcTCTTTGGCCTTTATCCCTTGCATTTCCCCTCCGTCCCTTTTACTTCGCCCTTTCGACGTTGCCAAGCTTGGGTCCAGTTGAATTCCTTCCATCCATTGTCCTAACTCCTTCCTTCTCACCCAATCCTCACCTCCCTAGACTGGTTACTTGCCCCCTGGCTCCCCCAGTCGAGCCTTTCTGCAGCGTCCACCTCTGAGAACAGCTGGCCCCGGACTGCCAGCCAGAAGCCAGATGGATGGATGTAGGAAGTGCCCGCCAGGGCTCGTCGCTCCTGCCTTCCTTTCAGGCCCCtggcctccacctcctcccccagcagggAGTTTCATTTTCACCATGGTGGGGAGGGATCTGTCCTGTCTGTCCTCATTCCTAAAATGCATTCTATGGCCTGATGTGGACAAGAGAAGAGCTCCCGGGAACCCCAGCCTGAGTCTGTCCCTAGGCCATACTTCTTTGACAGATCAGACACCATTGGTCCCAGAGAGTCTCAGGAGCCAGGCCTGATAAACTGAGAACAATAATGAAGAATCAGATAGGGACTTCCGCTATATCCTGCCTTTGCCTCAGTCCTCAGGACCCGCCCCTGGAGCCTCACGGGGTGACTGAGTGACGAGCCTTGCTTTTACTCCTGTTCTGTCGAGCAGCGCTGAGCATGGCTTTGAGTTCTGCCCAGCAGCCCCCATTGCCTCCGGAACCATAGAACATGTCCTTGGAGGTGAAGATGTTCACAGGTCAGGCTTCTTCCTACTTGATAGAAAGCTCCGTGAAGGTCAGGATGGACTAGAAGGCAGAAGGAGCTGAGGGTCAAAGCTGCCTTCTCTGAACATACAAGGGATGGAAGGGAGTCCAGGGCCTTGCTGAGTGGAGAATACAGGAGCTCCAGAGCCACCCTGAGAGGGACAGAGGCCAGTGCCACTTACAAGGGAATAGGATGAGCCCCAGAGCCACTTGCTGGGGCTTGAGCCACCTAGAATTATCCTCAGCCTGATAACAGTGGAGTCCCAGGTCTCATTTCTGCCTGGGTATCAGCCAAGGCTCCTGAGGAATGGGCCTAGTATGCTGTTGTGAAGACGCCTCCGGGGGACCCAGTGGCCCATCAACTAAGTTTTGGTCCAGAGACACACTTGGAGATGGAAGGGACATACACAAGACTCACCACTTTGCCCAACACAGGGAACTGTAAGAGAACAGAGTGATAGAATTAGGGTAAATAATAGAAACTTTTCACAAAGAGGCCTGTCCCCTCAGGCATGGGTGCTCATGTCCATTCAATAAACCAACCACCCAGCTCCCTAAGCACCTATTCATCCAACTACCCAGCCACTCAACCACTCAGCTACCTAGCCATTCAACCACCCACCCAGCCACTCAGTCCTTCAGTCCCTCAACCATTCAGCCATCCAAGCACCAAACCACTTAGCTTTTACGTTGGACCCAGCGCCTGGAACCCTCTGCTC contains the following coding sequences:
- the FCRL6 gene encoding Fc receptor-like protein 6, with the translated sequence MRVFPTAAGTRSRAATALAKSLRPGATERPPSLLWDRTLRGAPAGAGAVQAAAAARVVAPPGGASERGSPDGAQAPAAWLHLRAWPDPVFEGDALTLRCHGSANKVLSQVKFYKDGRLLQTPKTRWSLSMGTATLESSGQYSCSGKVAYVPYLGRQTSELVKVQVQEPFPPPVLSAVPSPELREGSPLTLRCQTKLHPQKSASRLLFSFHRDASTLQDWGPHPELCLPGAQERDSGLYWCRATLEGGVAQKQSPQLEVRVQVPVSQPLLTLRPGPTGLAVGAMVELLCEAQKGSPPISYLFYLDGKILGNISSPYGRATCFPVTVTSERDAIYSCRAENYVSGETSEPKILSLDALMVTPTRGLSAPNSPHWLVAGLSASLLGVLVIATALLACFRPWRKAGQ